TGGCGACATGCTCAATGCAAAGCTTGCAGCAGCGGCGTTCAACTTCAAGAGGGCCATGAGGCGCTTTTTTGTCCTGTTGGAATGGCTATACTGTTGCTTCCTTTGCCGGGAAGGGGTGAATAAAAACGGCGAACCTCCTTATCCTGCGCTCGCGAAGTGACTTTTTAAGGGACGACTATGTTAAGCATGCCATTGAAATTCCAATCACCTACCGATTTATGATTGCAAATAAAAGTAGATGGACTCCATTTTTTATCGCTTCAACAACGATTCGCAAACCATTATTTGGTTTCTTTGAAAGTAAAGTAAAAACAGATGGTTCAGAAACTGTTGTTAGTAAAGAATTTACAGATGACTTTAATATTAACAACTGGGAACTTTTTTTTCATTTGGGCTCTGGTATAGAATGGAATCAAAAATATTCAGTTGAATTAAAGTATGGTGGAGGTGCAAATTCTGGAAGTCCCGCTATAGAACCGACTGGTGATTTTGGGTTCCAGATTCAATCCAATATTCTTTGGTAGAGGTTTTTATGAAGAAATTTTTAATCGTTTTATCATCTGCAATTTTCTTTTTTGGATGCAGTGCCAATGAACCTTTTTCGGGATTAAATGAAATAGAAGAAAATGCAGATCGTGCTCTCAATGAGCTTAAGTCAAGTTCTTCTAACACCTATTATAATGACGATTGCGATTACTACGGCTCATGTTCGAGCAGTTCGTATTCTAGATATTATTATTCGTCTTCGTATAATTCTTGGGAAAACTGTTACTATTACGGTATCGGTTGCTCAAGCAGTTCTAGCAAATATTATTATTCGTCATCTTCGGTAACGGCGTATTTGACGGAAAAGAAAATTTTGAATTTTCAATTTACTTCGTATGAGCAACTCATTGAAAGTTGTGAAACGTTGGGAAAATTCAGCGATTGCGACCCGATTGTCAAATTTGATATTATTTATAAAGATAGAAATGAAACCGTTTTAAGAACAAAAGCGACTGGAACATTGCTCTCGGGAGAAGATCTTGCAAAATGGACGGGGAAGAAAACTGTTCGCGATACAGTCCCCATTGGAACTGCGATGATTTATGTTAAACCCTACGTTTATGACGCAGATCCTTTGGTCAATGAAAGTTTATCTTCGGGATATTCATACGGGCGAACAAATATTGGCTATTTAGAAAATGAGGAAGTCATCAAACAAAGCGATTATGAAAATGAAGATGTTGCTTTGGAATGGTATTGGTATTTGACAGATTATTAAAATTGGGAATGCGCCTTCGTGGCGCATTTTCTATTGATAGGGGGAAAATTTCATCATCTATTTTTCGTTTTCAAAAAATCCATTTTTGCTGTATTCAGACCATTTGATATACATATCTTTGTAATTGTCTTTAATAAAACTTTGAATTTTTGCAATTTCTCTATCGTTTAAAATTCCGCGATTTTGTAAAATGCTATCACCATTTTCTTTAACAAAAAATTTTGCGGATCCTTTTTCTGTGAGAAATTTATCGCTTGCATGAACATGCATGCATTCAATAATGCAAAAAGAGGTGAAATATAAATAATAGCCAGTGACTTTAAATTCAAAATATTTAGGCATGGCTAGTTTCCATATATTTTTTGTTTTTCAAGAAATAATCTTTTACAATTTGAATTTCAATGTCATCCATTGAAGTTTCTAAGACATTGCCATTTGAATCAATGACTAAAGCGTGTTCAGGTTTATTTAAATTCAAAACTCGATAATTTTCGTTATTTTGAGTAAAGGCATATCCATTTACAATCATATCTGCATTATCTGCGATTTTCTTCAATTTTGTGTTTTCCAATTTTCACCTCTTTAATTGGTTTTAGAAATTGATTGCTTTCAATATACAAATCTTCAAGAATTGGGATTAAGTCAATGTATTCTTCTTCGGGGTTTGCGTTGTGCTTATATTTCGCCATTACGACAAGGTAACCATTATTCCATTCCTTAATTTGTGTGTAATACTCTAAAGAATAAGGACTTCTGAAGCGAATTTTGTAATCGCCATACGAAAATATCGTAAAGTGCTGATCGTTACTTAAAATGGCGCAATCCATCATAAATCCTACTTTCTTAGCTAAATATAAGACTCTTTAGAGTGAATGTCAAATCGAGTTAAGCAAGGAAAAATGAGAAGGGGGAAATTTCCCCAATCTCATTTGAATTCTACGAAGCTTTCTTTCCCGTTGACGGTGACTTTGTATTTGCCTTTGAAGCCGCGGAATTTTACGACGCCGTCTTTGTCTGCTTTTGCAGAAAGCAGAAACATTCGTTGTCCATTTGTTGTGCCATAAATCGTAAATGACTTTTGCGGTGGTTTTATCGCAGATTATAGATTTATCCTATAACTAAATATCTAAAAATAGTATTGGACGAAATCTTGCGCGCTTTTTACATTCAACGAAAATTTTAACGAGAAGGTTTCTGTGAAAAATCGAATTTTATTTGCCGTTTTATTTTTTGCTTTTGGAATTCTCATCGCACTGTTGACGCAATTTGTGCTGCCGTTTTGTGCAAGTGAAAATGGAATGCGTTGCTACGATTCTAAAATCGCAGATTTTATTTTAGGCATTTTGATTGCATTATGGAGTGCTGTAACTTTTTTCATTCATCGAGAAAAAATTCGCGCATCATTTTTCATTTTTATCGCAGCGTTAAATTTATTGGTCGCGTTTATTCCTTCGTGGATTGTGGGAACTTGCCCTAAAATTCACATGCCTTGTCATGCGATTGCTGCGCCGATTTTATTGGTATTAGGAATTTTATTTGCTGCGATTTCTTTGGGCAATGCAATTTATTTATTCAAGTCCAGGAGAAAAAATGAAATTATCCAAAAATGATTATTTGCTTTTTGCCTTGATTGCGTTTCTCGCTTCGATTTTATTTTCGGGACTTTTATTTTCGTCTAGTTTAGATGCGGGACTTTCGAAATTTTCTTCGCGCTTCGGTGCCGATGTCATTGTATTTCCGCAAGGTTCTGCGATTCCCAAAAATGGAATTCTTTTACAAGGCGATTTGAAAACAGCCAATTTGCCGCAGGAACTTTTGCATTTTATTCGAACGCAAAATGGAATTCAAAAGGCGACGCCGCAATTATTCTTTTCTTCGTTAGGCGCGAGTTGCTGCGAAAAGAAAGTGAACATTATTGGCTTTGATCCGAAAAGTGATTTTGTGATTCAGCCGTGGATTGCAAAAAAATTCGGAAAAGAAATTCCGTCGAATGCGTTAATCGTCGGCAGCGATATTCAAATCAATGCCGAAAAATCGATTCGATTTTTTGATGAAGAATTTGAAATTGCTGCGAGCTTAGAACCGCTTGGAAATAGCTTAGATCAAGCTGTCTTCGCGACGATTGAAACCGTAGAAAAAATCAAAGCTGCCGCGAAAAAGAAAGGCTTTCAATTCGACGAAACGGAAACGGGAATTTCAGCGATTTTAATCAAGACGAATGAAAATTTTGACGGGAAAAAATTTTCGCAAAATGTGCATTCGCATTTTGATGGCATTCAAATTGCATCGAAAAAAGAAATGTTTTCCGAAATTGTGAAAACGGTGAATTTATTTCAAGTCATTTCATATGCGCTGATTATTTTATTTTTAGCGATTGCGTTTGGCTGCATTTTGATTGTCTTTTCGCTTTTTATTCAAGAACGCAAAGAAGAATTGAAAGTGATTTATCTTGTAGGCGGCAGTAAAAGTCTAATAAAAAAATTAGTGGCAATTCGAGTTTTCAAAGGAAGCCTCGCGGGAAGTTTTCTCGGCATTCTTTTTGGCGTTTTGTTGACATTTCCATTTCGCATTGCACTTAGCGATTACTTTGGATTTTCACTCACTTTGTCTCATTCATTTTCTTTCTTTCTGATTCTTTTGACTGCATTTTTCATTCCTATTTTCGCGGCGGAATTTGCGGTTTGGATTCATTTTCGTCGTCTTGTAAAACAATTTAATTGGGGGTAAAATCCATGCTTGTCGCTCAGAATTTATCGAAAATTTTTCATCGAAAAAAGGATTCTTTTTATGCGGTAAAGAATGCGAATCTCACTTTATTTGACGGGGATTTTGTTTCGGTCTTTGGCGAATCGGGAAGTGGAAAAAGTACACTTCTTAAAATGCTCTCCGGAATGATTTCGCCATCCGAAGGAAATATTTTATGGAATCAAGAATCGTATTTTGCGCATGATGATATTTGGCGGGCAGAGCTGCGCAATGAATTTATCGGAATTATTCCGCAAGAAATTTTTCTTTTGAACGATTTGACGGTTTTGCAAAATGTTCTTTTGCCGCGGACAATTGCAAAAAATTTTAAAAAGACGCGAAGCGCATTAAGTGCAAATGCCTACGCGATTTCTTTATTAGAAAGATTAGGCGTTGCGCATTTAGCAAATGAATTTGCACAAAATTTATCGGGCGGAGAAATTCGTCGCATCGCTTTTGCGCGGGCGTTGATGAATGAACCGCAAATCATTATTGCCGACGAACCGACAAGTAATTTAGACGATGAAAATTCTCGATTGATTTTAAAAATTTTTCAAGAAGAATCGCAAAAAGGAAATATAGTAATCGTCGCCACTCACGATGAAATTTTGAAAAATATTTCCCAGCGAATTTACTTTATGAAACGCGGCGTTTTAAGCGAAGTGGATAGTTTAAATCTATAACTAATCATCTAAAAATAGTATAAGCAAAAACCCTTGCGGATTGCGATTTCTTCTTTTATTTTTGCTCTCGTCAAAATCAAAAAAGGTGGTTCATGATGATGAGACGATGTTCATTTTAACTTGTAAAACTTCGCGATAAATTTTTATCGCATTAAACTTTTCACCATTTTTTAAAGGAATTTTTCATGTCTCATTTTAACTACATCGAAACCAATTTAATTCACGCAGGAATTGACGGCGATAAAACAACGGGCGCAGTCCTTGGACCATTTGATTCGTTCTTGCTCATTCGCGGAATTAAAACTCTTGGCGTACGCTTGGATCGTCATGTGGAAAATGCGGAAAGAATTGCCGAAGAATTGCAGAAAAATTCAGCGGTGAAAAAAATTTATTATCCCGGATTGAAAACGGCGCAAGGTTATGAAATCAACAAGCGTCAAGCAAAAAATGGCGGCGCAATGATTTCGTTTGAGTTGTATGAAAATTACGACATCAAGAAATTCTTCAAGAGTTTAAAACTCATTTCGCTTGCAGAAAGTTTGGGCGGCGTTGAAAGTTTAGTCTGCCATCCCGCTTCGATGACGCATGCGTCGATTCCCAAAGAAATCCGTGAAAAAGTGGGAATCACCGACGGCTTAATTCGTTTGTCTGTAGGCATTGAAAAAGTTGAAGATATTTTAGACGATTTGAATGCTGCCATTTTAGCTTCGAAAAAGGAGGCGTAAAAATGCACTATTATAATTCGACGCAAGATTTGATTGGGCACACGCCTCTTGTAAAATTAAACCATGTCGGAAATTTTACCGGCGTCAATTTATTTGCCAAATTAGAACTTTGGAATCCTGCGGGAAGCGTAAAAGATCGCACCGGAAAATTTATGGTCGAAGACGCTTTTAAAGCGGGAACGTTAAAAGTCGGCGGCACCATTGTCGAAGCTACCGCAGGAAACATGGGCTTAGGCATTGCTTTTGCCGCTTTGAATAAAGGCGTAAAAGTGATATTTGTCGTGCCAACGAAATTTTCAGAAGAAAAGAAAATTTTGATGAAAGCGTTGGGTGCAGAAATTATTAGCACGCCGCGCGAAGAAGGCATGCTCGGCGCAGAACGCAAATCGAATGAATTGATTGAAAAAATTCCGGGCGCGATTTCGTTACGCCAATTTCACAATCCGAGTAATCCCAAAGCGCATTACGAAACAACGGGACCAGAGATCTTTGAAGATTTAGATGGTCACGTGGATTATTTAGTTGCAGCTGCAGGAAGCGGCGGCACTTTCGCAGGAATTGTCAAATTCTTGAAAGAAAAAAATCCAAACATCCAAGGAATTTTAGCAGACCCAATCGGCTCTACAATGGGCGGCGGCGAACATTCCGATTATAATCTCGAAGGCATTGGAAATGATTTTGTGCCCGAAACGATGAACATGAATTTGGTCGATGAAGTTATCAAAATTTCGGACGATGAAGCGTTTGAGGGCTCTCGGGAACTCGCTTCAAAAGAAGGAATTTTTGCGGGTTCTTCATCGGGAGCGGCATTCGCTGCTGCCAAAAAATTGATTGCCCAAGGCGCAAAAGGAAATGTTGTATTTATTTTGCCCGATCGCGGCGACAGATATTTTTCGAAAAATCTCTATCGTTAAAAGGTGAGGTTATAGGAAAAATTGATATCGCAGCATAAAAAGATAGTATTGGACAACGCAAAATTTTGCATCTATATTTTGCCTGTCAAAAGACAAAAACAGTAACTCAAATTTTTAACAAACATCCATTCCTTTAACAAATGATACAAGATGACTTGTACCTTTAGGAGAATATTACCATGGCAAGAGTCAAATTCATTGAATCGGTTGAAGAAGCTCAAGGTAAAGCAAAAGAAGCTTATACGAAACTCGTTGATGCTGGAAAAATCACGAACATGAAACGCGCCTTGTTGCAAGATTATGCGACATACGAAGCGTATATGGCTTGGTATGTTTCGTGGAATCGTTTAGTCGAAGTGGTAGGACTTCGCGCGGCAACGATTTATGCGCATGCGATTTCAACAACAAATAGTTGCCAACTTTGCTCGCTCTTTTTCATCAGCGATTTAAAAGCTTTAGGAATTGATCCGAAAAATTTTGAAACCGATGAAAAAGAAAAAGCGTTGATTGAACTCGCACATCAAATTGTGAAAGATCCCACCAAAGTGAGCGATGCGCAAATTGATGAACTGAAAAAGTTTTTCAGCGATCCTGAATTAGTTGCAGTTGTTGGTTTTGCTGGCCAAATGATTGCGACGAATAATTTTAATTCCGTCTTCAAAATCGATGTGGATAAGCGCTTGATTCCAATTCAAGGAGAATTTAAGCCCGCGACTTGGCGCGAAAATATCAAGTAAAATTCCTTACAGCAGGAGCCTTCGGAAAATCGATATCCAGTCTCGAGGGCTCCTTTTTCATTTTTTTGGATTGACAAAGGATGCTTCATGAATACACAGAAACTGAAAATTTTTTTGACCTTATTTGTTTCGATATTTTTTGTATTTGCTTTAAACGCTTGTGAAAAATCAAAAGCAGAAAATAAAGAAAATGGAAATGCAAAATTCAAATTTGGAAACGTAGAATTGCCCGTTTTAGATGGCGCATTATGCGGGGCACCTTTTTTTGTGGCAAAAGAAAAAGGATTTTTTGCCGACGAAGGAATTGGTGCGACGTTAATTGCGGCTGACGGCGAGACGCGTAAACTCGGACTTTCCAAAGGTACTTATCCGCTGACCAATTCCGATTTTCAATTTTTCCAAGCGATTGAAAATGGAGTCGATATAAAAATTGTCGATGGCATTCATATCGGCTGCATTAAAATTTTGGTGAAAAAAGGTTCGCCTTTAAAAACAGCAAAAGATTTGCTCGGCAAAAAAATCGCAGTCGATGAAATCGGCGGAACGCCTCATCAAGCGGCAAGTTTGTGGCTTTCGGTAAATGGCGTTTCGACAAAACCCGAAGATAATCAAGTGACCTTTTTACCGTATGCCGATGGAAACTTAGCGCTTGCCGCTCTTGCGCAAGGTCAAATTGATGCCGCAGCCATTTGGGATCCTCTTGCGTCATCGTATGAAAAAGCGGGCAAAGCCGATGTGATTTTAGATATTGCAACGGATCCTGTTTTTGCCGGGCGTTACTGCTGCTTTATTTATGTTTCGGCAAAAGTTTTGCACGAAGAACCTGAAAAAATCAAAGCGTTATTGCGAGCATTACATCGCGCCGAAGCGTGGATTTCAAAACATCCCGAAGAAACGGTGGACATTATCGCCGAAGGAAAATATTCCGAAATCGAAGACAAAGAATTAGCGGTAAAACTCATTAAGGATTACGTTTACACCTCGGAAGAAGAACGGAAAAAATTAGGCAGAGATGTGAAAGGTGATTTAAAATACTTCAGCGAACAACTTCATCAAATCGGATACTTGCAAAAAGACGCAGACGAATTTGTGAAAAATGTCTTTGAAGAAATCCAAAATTAAAAATGCAATTTCGGTTGCATCAATTATCCGAGATCGCCCTTGTGTTGCAGCAAATATTCAATAAAATATTTGCTTGCAATCGGGAGCGATTCCCAATCTTTATAAGCGACGGCTAATTTTCGAAAAA
The window above is part of the Hallerella porci genome. Proteins encoded here:
- a CDS encoding DUF4160 domain-containing protein, yielding MPKYFEFKVTGYYLYFTSFCIIECMHVHASDKFLTEKGSAKFFVKENGDSILQNRGILNDREIAKIQSFIKDNYKDMYIKWSEYSKNGFFENEK
- a CDS encoding DUF7723 family protein — its product is MKKIADNADMIVNGYAFTQNNENYRVLNLNKPEHALVIDSNGNVLETSMDDIEIQIVKDYFLKNKKYMETSHA
- a CDS encoding DUF7724 family protein — its product is MDCAILSNDQHFTIFSYGDYKIRFRSPYSLEYYTQIKEWNNGYLVVMAKYKHNANPEEEYIDLIPILEDLYIESNQFLKPIKEVKIGKHKIEENRR
- a CDS encoding DUF4418 family protein; amino-acid sequence: MKNRILFAVLFFAFGILIALLTQFVLPFCASENGMRCYDSKIADFILGILIALWSAVTFFIHREKIRASFFIFIAALNLLVAFIPSWIVGTCPKIHMPCHAIAAPILLVLGILFAAISLGNAIYLFKSRRKNEIIQK
- a CDS encoding ABC transporter permease, which codes for MKLSKNDYLLFALIAFLASILFSGLLFSSSLDAGLSKFSSRFGADVIVFPQGSAIPKNGILLQGDLKTANLPQELLHFIRTQNGIQKATPQLFFSSLGASCCEKKVNIIGFDPKSDFVIQPWIAKKFGKEIPSNALIVGSDIQINAEKSIRFFDEEFEIAASLEPLGNSLDQAVFATIETVEKIKAAAKKKGFQFDETETGISAILIKTNENFDGKKFSQNVHSHFDGIQIASKKEMFSEIVKTVNLFQVISYALIILFLAIAFGCILIVFSLFIQERKEELKVIYLVGGSKSLIKKLVAIRVFKGSLAGSFLGILFGVLLTFPFRIALSDYFGFSLTLSHSFSFFLILLTAFFIPIFAAEFAVWIHFRRLVKQFNWG
- a CDS encoding ABC transporter ATP-binding protein — protein: MLVAQNLSKIFHRKKDSFYAVKNANLTLFDGDFVSVFGESGSGKSTLLKMLSGMISPSEGNILWNQESYFAHDDIWRAELRNEFIGIIPQEIFLLNDLTVLQNVLLPRTIAKNFKKTRSALSANAYAISLLERLGVAHLANEFAQNLSGGEIRRIAFARALMNEPQIIIADEPTSNLDDENSRLILKIFQEESQKGNIVIVATHDEILKNISQRIYFMKRGVLSEVDSLNL
- a CDS encoding PLP-dependent cysteine synthase family protein; protein product: MHYYNSTQDLIGHTPLVKLNHVGNFTGVNLFAKLELWNPAGSVKDRTGKFMVEDAFKAGTLKVGGTIVEATAGNMGLGIAFAALNKGVKVIFVVPTKFSEEKKILMKALGAEIISTPREEGMLGAERKSNELIEKIPGAISLRQFHNPSNPKAHYETTGPEIFEDLDGHVDYLVAAAGSGGTFAGIVKFLKEKNPNIQGILADPIGSTMGGGEHSDYNLEGIGNDFVPETMNMNLVDEVIKISDDEAFEGSRELASKEGIFAGSSSGAAFAAAKKLIAQGAKGNVVFILPDRGDRYFSKNLYR
- a CDS encoding carboxymuconolactone decarboxylase family protein, giving the protein MARVKFIESVEEAQGKAKEAYTKLVDAGKITNMKRALLQDYATYEAYMAWYVSWNRLVEVVGLRAATIYAHAISTTNSCQLCSLFFISDLKALGIDPKNFETDEKEKALIELAHQIVKDPTKVSDAQIDELKKFFSDPELVAVVGFAGQMIATNNFNSVFKIDVDKRLIPIQGEFKPATWRENIK
- a CDS encoding ABC transporter substrate-binding protein, coding for MNTQKLKIFLTLFVSIFFVFALNACEKSKAENKENGNAKFKFGNVELPVLDGALCGAPFFVAKEKGFFADEGIGATLIAADGETRKLGLSKGTYPLTNSDFQFFQAIENGVDIKIVDGIHIGCIKILVKKGSPLKTAKDLLGKKIAVDEIGGTPHQAASLWLSVNGVSTKPEDNQVTFLPYADGNLALAALAQGQIDAAAIWDPLASSYEKAGKADVILDIATDPVFAGRYCCFIYVSAKVLHEEPEKIKALLRALHRAEAWISKHPEETVDIIAEGKYSEIEDKELAVKLIKDYVYTSEEERKKLGRDVKGDLKYFSEQLHQIGYLQKDADEFVKNVFEEIQN